The nucleotide window CAACGAGGTCCTGCTCGAGGAGGCGTTCCTCGCACCGGAGCAGACCGTGCCCTGCAGGCTCACCGGAGGGGAGTGGTACAGCGCCTACGACAACCTCTACATCAGCTCGCCGAGCGGCTTGGACATCGACCACCTGGTCCCACTCGCCGAGGCCTGGGACTCGGGCGCCTCCGCGTGGACGCCTGCTGAGCGCGAGGCCTACGCCAACGACCTCGGCGACGAGCGTTCCCTAATCGCGGTCAGCGCTCGCAGCAACCGCTCCAAGGCCGACCAGGACCCCGCCGAGTGGCTGCCCACCTACGCGCCGTACCACTGCCAGTACCTCACCGACTGGGTCGCCACCAAGCTGCGCTGGCAACTCACCGTCGACAACGCTGAGCGTGACACCCTCACCAACGCCGTCGCCGACTGCCCGAATATCCCGGTGGAGGTCACGTTCGCGCGGTAGCCGCCCCGCAACGTGCAC belongs to Streptomyces glaucescens and includes:
- a CDS encoding HNH endonuclease family protein, translating into MRILTALAAATVVVAAFTTPAHAAGPLGEAGGTLALPLHDAVQVLAAAEESRAGYQRSSFRHWVDVDKDGCSTRNEVLLEEAFLAPEQTVPCRLTGGEWYSAYDNLYISSPSGLDIDHLVPLAEAWDSGASAWTPAEREAYANDLGDERSLIAVSARSNRSKADQDPAEWLPTYAPYHCQYLTDWVATKLRWQLTVDNAERDTLTNAVADCPNIPVEVTFAR